A stretch of the Anaerobaca lacustris genome encodes the following:
- a CDS encoding type II secretion system protein gives MQRRRGFTLIELLVVIAIIALLMSILMPALSRARRQARGVVCQSNLKQWGTIWAMYTDENNGMFPTRRSDSGRWIDLLYKYYHKDPKFRVCPVAAKIAAPDGAVDTLTLGGDAETSWGVVAPSGERPVGTWGSYGINGWVYVCGDATLYGKPRDSFWKSPNIRGGAQVPLFLDCWFWCGWPDDTDSAPVADDRSARLTGDVDSMNRFCMNRHSYAINAVFLDYSVRKIGLKELWRLKWSKRFDTSVEVNWPKWMAGLSGD, from the coding sequence ATGCAGAGACGCAGAGGATTCACCCTGATCGAATTGCTCGTCGTCATCGCCATCATCGCGTTGCTGATGTCGATCCTGATGCCGGCGCTGTCGCGCGCCCGCAGGCAGGCGCGGGGGGTCGTGTGTCAGTCGAATCTCAAACAATGGGGCACGATCTGGGCGATGTACACCGACGAAAACAACGGCATGTTCCCCACGCGAAGGTCGGACAGTGGCCGTTGGATTGACCTGCTGTACAAGTACTACCACAAGGACCCGAAGTTCCGAGTCTGTCCGGTGGCTGCGAAAATTGCCGCGCCGGACGGGGCGGTGGACACGCTGACATTGGGCGGCGATGCGGAAACGTCCTGGGGCGTTGTCGCTCCCAGCGGGGAGCGTCCAGTCGGCACGTGGGGCAGCTATGGGATCAATGGGTGGGTGTACGTCTGCGGCGATGCGACGCTTTACGGCAAGCCGAGGGATTCCTTCTGGAAGTCCCCGAACATCCGAGGCGGCGCCCAGGTGCCGCTGTTTCTGGACTGCTGGTTCTGGTGTGGCTGGCCGGACGATACGGATTCGGCGCCGGTGGCCGACGACCGGAGCGCACGCCTGACCGGGGACGTCGATTCGATGAATCGCTTTTGTATGAACCGCCACTCCTACGCGATCAACGCCGTCTTCCTGGACTACTCCGTTCGCAAGATCGGACTCAAAGAACTGTGGCGCCTGAAATGGAGCAAGCGGTTCGACACGAGTGTGGAGGTCAACTGGCCCAAGTGGATGGCCGGCCTCAGTGGGGATTGA